The sequence GCTGCTCATCGGCGGCGCGATGATCCTGACCGGCCTGCTCTTCAAGGTCGGCGCCGTCCCGTTCCACATGTGGACCCCGGACGTCTACCAGGGCGCCCCGACCCCGGTCACCGGCTTCATGGCCGCGGCCACCAAGGTCGCCGCGTTCGGCGCGCTGCTGCGCCTGCTGTACGTGGTGCTGCCGGGCCTCACCTGGGACCTGCGGCCGGTCATGTGGGGCATCGCGATCGTCACGATGGTGGGCGGCGCGATCGTCGCGATCACCCAGACCGACATCAAGCGGCTGCTGGCCTACTCCTCGATCGCGCACGCCGGGTTCATCCTGGCCGGTGTCATCGCGGCTACCCCCGAGGGCATCTCGTCCGTCCTCTTCTACCTCGGCACGTACTCCTTCGTGACGGTCGGCGCCTTCGCCGTCGTCACGCTGGTGCGGGACGCGGGCGGCGAGGCGACGCACCTGTCGAAGTGGGCGGGGCTCGGCCGGCGCTCGCCGCTGGTCGCCGCGGTCTTCGCGGTGTTCCTGCTGGCCTTTGCCGGTATTCCGCTCACCTCGGGCTTCTCCGGGAAGTTCGCCGTGTTCAAGGCGGCGGCGGACGGCGGCGCGGGCGGTCTGGTCGTGGTCGGTGTGATCTCCTCGGCGATCGCCGCGTTCTTCTACATCCGGGTCATCGTGCTGATGTTCTTCAGCAAGCCGAAGGCGGACGGCCCCACGGTCGCCGTCCCGTCCCCGCTGACGATGACCACGATCGCCGTCGGCGTGGCCGTCACCGTGGTGCTGGGCCTGGCCCCGCAGTACTTCCTGGACCTGGCGAGCCAGGCCGGAGTGTTCGTGAGGTAGCCGGAAGCTGTTGCCGGACGCCGCCGGACGGGCTTGGAAGTCAAGCCCGTCCGGCGTTGTCGTACGCGGCGCCTATCGTGGCAGGGGAGAGCGCTGGGACGCAGCGGGACCGGTACGGGGGACAGAGCGATGAGCGGGACGGGCGTGACGGGCATGACCACGGATGTGACCACGGGCGGGGCCGCCGGGGCGACCGAGAGCGAGGCGCGGCGGACCCTGCACCGCGTCTTCGGGTACGAGGCGTTCCGCGGCGAGCAGGAAGCGGTCGTCGACCATGTGGTGGCCGGCGGGGACGCCGTCGTGCTCATGCCGACCGGTGGCGGCAAGTCCCTCTGCTACCAGATCCCGGCCCTGGTCAGGCGGGGCACCGGCATCGTGATCTCCCCGCTGATCGCCCTCATGCAGGACCAGGTGGACGCCCTGCGCGCGCTCGGTGTGCGGGCCGGCTTCATCAACTCCACGCAGGACTTCGACGAGCGCCGCTCGATGGAGGCCCAGTTCGTCGCCGGTGAGCTGGACCTGCTCTACCTGGCCCCGGAGCGGCTGCGGCTGGACGCCACCCTGGCCCTGCTCTCCCGGGGCGAGGTCTCCGTCTTCGCCATTGACGAGGCGCACTGCGTCGCCCAGTGGGGCCACGACTTCCGCCCCGACTACCTCGCCCTGTCGGTGCTCGGCGAGCGCTGGCCCGACGTGCCGCGCATCGCCCTGACGGCCACCGCGACCGACGCCACGCACCGCGAGATCACCCAGCGCCTGGGCATGCCCGACGCCAGGCACTTCGTGGCCAGCTTCGACCGGCCCAACATCCAGTACCGCATCGTGGGCAAGGCCGACCCGAAGAAGCAGCTGCTCTCCTTCCTCAAGGAGGAGCACGCAGGGGACGCGGGCATCGTCTACTGCCTCTCCCGCGCCTCCACGGAGAAGACCGCCGAGTACCTCTGCCGCAACGGCATCGAGGCCGTCCCGTACCACGCGGGGCTCGACGCCGGGACCCGCGCGGTCCACCAGTCCCGCTTCCTGCGCGAGGAGGGCCTCGTCGTCGTCGCGACGATCGCCTTCGGCATGGGCATCGA comes from Streptomyces sp. Mut1 and encodes:
- the nuoN gene encoding NADH-quinone oxidoreductase subunit NuoN, whose translation is MSATAVHSLWTTAGGVTTAAPDEKFNAPVIEYTQLTPVLIVIGVAVLGVLVEAFVPRRARYYTQVFLTVVALVAAFAAVVGLAAGGYGTTKAHIAAMGAIAVDGPALFLQGVILLTSLVAVFTFAERRLDPESHGNRVDSFAAQAASVPGSDSEKAAVRAGFTTTEVFPLVLFSVAGMLVFPAANDLLTLFVALEVFSLPLYLLCAVARRKRLMSQEAAVKYFLLGAFSSAFLLFGIALLYGYAGSVSYAQIATVVDGSIQKIDPALADTMGNDALLLIGGAMILTGLLFKVGAVPFHMWTPDVYQGAPTPVTGFMAAATKVAAFGALLRLLYVVLPGLTWDLRPVMWGIAIVTMVGGAIVAITQTDIKRLLAYSSIAHAGFILAGVIAATPEGISSVLFYLGTYSFVTVGAFAVVTLVRDAGGEATHLSKWAGLGRRSPLVAAVFAVFLLAFAGIPLTSGFSGKFAVFKAAADGGAGGLVVVGVISSAIAAFFYIRVIVLMFFSKPKADGPTVAVPSPLTMTTIAVGVAVTVVLGLAPQYFLDLASQAGVFVR